The Vicinamibacteria bacterium genome includes a region encoding these proteins:
- a CDS encoding sigma-54 dependent transcriptional regulator encodes MSTGARVLIVDDEPKMARAIASALERAGHEAIVCEDAETALADALHRGADAVVTDWRMEGMDGMELLRRIQASRPETPVILVTAYGDVPSAVAAMREGAFDYVTKPFDNEELREIVARALELTRLRRENQELRRELSGHDADIVADSASMKAVLGLVERAAPSSAPVLILGESGTGKELVARRIHFGSRRVGRPYVAVNCKALAESVLESELFGHERGAFTGAVSARAGCFERADGGTLFLDEIGEVSVSFQAKILRAVQEGEIQRVGGNRTIYVNVRIVAATNRDLDKDVSEGRFREDLFFRLNVIPVRIPPLRERKDDVLPLARHFLSIQARTSGRLLRLSDAAEKALVSHSWPGNVRELANAIERASVLTRTDELRAEDLLLVSGALESVARDEGGSSETLQECLDRAAAERIREALEATGGRRAEAAARLGIERTTLFRWMKRLGV; translated from the coding sequence GTGAGCACGGGAGCGCGCGTTCTCATCGTCGATGACGAGCCCAAGATGGCCCGCGCCATCGCCTCGGCGCTGGAACGCGCCGGACACGAAGCGATCGTCTGCGAGGACGCGGAAACGGCGCTCGCCGACGCGCTCCACCGTGGTGCCGACGCCGTCGTGACCGATTGGCGGATGGAAGGCATGGACGGGATGGAGCTCCTGAGACGAATCCAGGCATCGCGCCCGGAAACGCCCGTAATCCTCGTCACCGCCTACGGTGACGTTCCCTCGGCCGTCGCGGCGATGCGGGAGGGAGCTTTCGATTACGTGACCAAGCCCTTCGACAACGAGGAGCTTCGAGAGATCGTAGCGCGCGCGCTCGAGCTCACGAGGCTCAGGCGCGAGAATCAGGAGCTGAGACGCGAGCTGTCCGGCCACGACGCCGATATCGTCGCCGATAGCGCCTCCATGAAAGCGGTGCTCGGGTTGGTGGAGCGGGCAGCCCCTTCGAGCGCACCGGTTCTGATCCTGGGGGAGAGTGGCACGGGAAAGGAGCTTGTGGCACGCCGAATTCACTTCGGAAGCCGCCGCGTCGGCCGTCCGTACGTGGCCGTGAACTGCAAAGCGCTTGCAGAAAGCGTCCTTGAAAGCGAGCTCTTCGGCCATGAACGAGGGGCTTTCACCGGCGCCGTTTCCGCCCGTGCGGGCTGCTTCGAGCGCGCCGACGGCGGGACGTTGTTTCTCGACGAGATCGGCGAGGTGTCGGTCTCCTTTCAAGCCAAGATCCTGCGCGCTGTCCAGGAGGGAGAGATCCAGCGCGTCGGCGGGAACCGAACCATTTATGTCAATGTCCGCATCGTAGCCGCGACGAACCGTGATCTCGACAAGGACGTCTCCGAGGGGCGGTTTCGAGAAGATCTCTTCTTCCGTCTCAACGTAATTCCCGTTCGGATCCCGCCCCTGCGCGAACGCAAAGACGACGTGCTGCCCCTGGCACGCCATTTCCTATCGATACAGGCTCGCACGAGCGGACGGCTTCTCCGGCTGAGCGATGCCGCGGAGAAAGCCCTCGTGAGTCATTCGTGGCCGGGGAACGTCCGCGAGCTCGCGAACGCGATCGAGCGAGCCTCGGTGCTCACCCGAACGGACGAGCTTCGAGCCGAAGACCTCTTGCTCGTGTCGGGCGCCTTGGAGAGCGTAGCACGAGACGAAGGAGGCTCGTCGGAAACGCTTCAGGAGTGCCTCGATCGCGCCGCGGCCGAGAGGATTCGGGAAGCGCTCGAAGCCACCGGCGGTCGCAGGGCGGAAGCCGCGGCACGCCTCGGTATCGAGCGCACGACGCTCTTCCGCTGGATGAAGCGCCTCGGCGTCTAG